From Spea bombifrons isolate aSpeBom1 chromosome 6, aSpeBom1.2.pri, whole genome shotgun sequence, a single genomic window includes:
- the HDAC11 gene encoding histone deacetylase 11, with protein sequence MPHPTELYGETPPTCWPIVYSPNYNISFLGLERLHPFDSGKWGKVIGYLREERLVTDETVVAAREASEEDLLVVHTKRYLNKLKWSFVVATITEIPPLVLLPNFLVQRRVLRPLRMQTGGSIMAGKLALDRGWAINVGGGFHHCSGEKGGGFCAYADITLMIRFLFDRVEGVSKATIIDLDAHQGNGHERDFLDDKRVYILDVYNRYIYPGDAYAKRAIKRKVELEWGTEDAEYLEKVDVHVRGALNEMKPDVIVYNAGTDILDGDPLGGLSISPQGIIKRDEIVFTIARNRGIPIVMVTSGGYQKRTARIIADSIINLHNLGLIDKAHDPSVMAINSG encoded by the exons GCCTCACCCCACAGAGCTGTACGGGGAGACCCCCCCGACATGTTGGCCGATCGTCTATTCCCCCAATTATAACATCTCCTTTCTGGGGCTGGAGCGGCTGCACCCCTTCGACTCCGGGAAATGGGGGAAGGTTATTGGTTACCTGAGAG AGGAGAGGCTGGTCACAGATGAGACGGTTGTAGCCGCTCGAGAGGCCTCGGAGGAGGATTTATTGGTCGTTCATACAAAGCGctacttaaataaattaaag TGGTCGTTCGTGGTAGCCACCATAACAGAGATCCCCCCTCTTGTCCTGCTCCCCAACTTTCTGGTACAGAGAAGAGTTCTGAGACCCCTGAGGATGCAGACCGGGGGCAGTATAATG GCTGGAAAGCTCGCTCTAGACAGAGGATGGGCCATTAATGTCG GTGGCGGCTTCCATCACTGCTcgggtgagaaggggggaggatTCTGCGCCTATGCCGACATCACGTTAATGATCAGG TTCTTATTTGATCGCGTTGAAGGCGTTTCCAAGGCGACCATCATAGACCTGGATGCCCATCAG gGTAACGGACACGAGCGGGACTTTCTGGACGATAAGAGGGTGTATATTCTGGACGTTTACAATCGGTACATATATCCCGGGGATGCTTATGCTAAAC GCGCCATAAAGCGAAAGGTGGAGCTGGAGTGGGGAACGGAAGACGCGGAGTATCTGGAGAAGGTTGACGTTCACGTGCGCGGAGCCCTTAATGAAATGAAGCCGGACGTCATCGTATATAATGCGGGAACCGATATCCTGGATGGGGACCCGCTTGGGGGTCTCTCTATTTCTCCTCAA GGTATTATAAAGAGGGATGAGATCGTTTTCACGATTGCCAGGAACCGCGGCATTCCTATCGTTATGGTCACGTCCGGCGGTTACCAGAAAAGAACGGCGCGGATCATTGCGGATTCCATCATTAATCTGCACAACCTCGGCCTTATCGACAAAGCCCATGATCCCAGCGTTATGGCAATAAATTCGGGCTGA